From a region of the Acidaminococcales bacterium genome:
- a CDS encoding RNA methyltransferase: MEAAITSLANPVVKEAAGLLQKKYRDKRRAFLLEGWKNVSEAITAGLCPQRVFFDPSALPSSAVAFLKETDMAAGTDLLAVSGGIIRKLSDTKTPQPIVAVFDKFSFALRDIPLHGESFVIVADGLKDPGNLGAIIRTADAAGIDAVILAENCVDLFAPKTLRAAMGSAFHLPVLAGFANTDILAWLRAQAFAIFAAVPRAAQTVYQADFSGRAAVVLGSETQGVNDFFAQAAAHTVSIPMKGRAESLNAAVAAALFIYKARGGG, from the coding sequence ATGGAAGCGGCAATAACCAGCCTGGCCAATCCTGTGGTCAAAGAAGCGGCCGGGCTGCTGCAAAAAAAATATCGCGACAAACGCCGGGCTTTTTTGCTGGAAGGCTGGAAAAACGTCAGTGAGGCCATAACGGCGGGGCTTTGCCCGCAGAGAGTTTTTTTTGACCCTTCCGCCCTGCCGTCAAGCGCCGTAGCGTTTTTAAAGGAAACCGACATGGCGGCGGGAACCGACTTGCTTGCGGTATCCGGCGGAATCATCAGGAAACTTTCCGATACCAAAACGCCGCAGCCGATAGTGGCGGTTTTTGACAAGTTTTCCTTTGCCTTGCGCGACATTCCCCTGCACGGCGAAAGTTTCGTCATCGTGGCGGACGGGCTTAAAGACCCCGGCAACCTTGGCGCGATCATCCGCACTGCGGACGCCGCCGGAATTGACGCGGTCATCCTCGCGGAAAACTGCGTCGATCTTTTTGCGCCGAAAACCCTGCGCGCGGCTATGGGTTCGGCCTTTCACCTGCCGGTGCTGGCGGGCTTTGCCAACACGGACATTCTTGCTTGGCTGCGCGCTCAGGCGTTCGCCATTTTCGCCGCCGTCCCCCGCGCCGCGCAAACCGTCTATCAGGCGGACTTTTCCGGCCGCGCGGCGGTCGTTCTGGGCAGCGAGACGCAAGGGGTGAACGATTTTTTCGCGCAGGCCGCCGCGCATACAGTGTCCATACCCA